A window of the Arcobacter sp. F155 genome harbors these coding sequences:
- a CDS encoding pyrimidine/purine nucleoside phosphorylase, with protein sequence MDFNNVSIAKEANILFDGNITSRSITFEDGSKKTLGIMLPGEYELNTVNKATIDINSGVVEVMLPAEDWVEYVAPATFKIAQNSKYKLKVTSLVDYCCSFERV encoded by the coding sequence ATGGATTTTAATAATGTAAGTATTGCTAAAGAAGCAAATATCTTATTTGATGGAAACATTACTAGTAGAAGTATTACATTTGAAGATGGAAGTAAAAAGACTTTAGGAATTATGTTACCTGGTGAATATGAATTAAATACTGTAAATAAAGCAACTATTGATATTAATTCTGGAGTTGTTGAAGTTATGTTACCAGCAGAAGACTGGGTTGAATATGTAGCACCTGCAACTTTTAAGATTGCACAAAACTCTAAGTATAAATTAAAAGTAACTTCTTTAGTAGACTATTGTTGTTCTTTTGAAAGAGTATAA